The Pyramidobacter porci genome includes a region encoding these proteins:
- the acpS gene encoding holo-ACP synthase: MIAGVGMDLCGVERMRKACESEAFCRRVFTEAELSYAAGKKSRACHLAAAYAAKEAFAKATGLGLAKLGLRSVSVRHDAAGRPILVLDPQAPALEPYRRARFHLSLSHDGGIAAAVVIYETEGV, encoded by the coding sequence ATGATTGCCGGTGTCGGAATGGATCTGTGCGGTGTGGAGCGTATGCGGAAGGCCTGCGAGAGCGAAGCTTTTTGTCGAAGAGTTTTTACCGAAGCGGAATTGTCTTACGCGGCGGGAAAAAAATCGCGCGCCTGTCATCTTGCCGCGGCGTACGCGGCGAAGGAGGCCTTTGCCAAAGCGACGGGTTTGGGATTGGCGAAGCTGGGGCTCCGCAGCGTGAGCGTGCGTCACGACGCGGCCGGCCGCCCCATCCTCGTCCTCGATCCGCAGGCGCCGGCGCTGGAGCCGTATCGCCGGGCGCGTTTTCATCTTTCGCTCAGCCATGACGGCGGCATCGCCGCCGCCGTGGTGATCTACGAGACGGAAGGAGTCTGA